A region from the Candidatus Omnitrophota bacterium genome encodes:
- a CDS encoding tetratricopeptide repeat protein, producing the protein MKNKTRAISALLLSFCLFIPASARAAAGAEVESGNNSMFHYLLYGRYFREGKYLEGLAELEKAMSLDPGSVFLIEEALPVYFDMGNYDKVMEIAPELLKKSNKNFSAFFYIASVHEIRDNTDKAVDYYLRAAELKPGSADVGFSLGRIYMKKELYDKAEIHFVNAVQSEPDNPIMRLTLAVFYEAAKKWDKAVQQYKALAELDEDSVNPLLKIGEIHGRNGKYDEAEAVFLKVLEKEPDNFSVIAALAGIYEKQKSWEKLRDVLLKIHIVQDDYPEVEMYLGLAYLNLGDKKNAEEYFSRAVNINPENAPVYYSLALIYMDAKDYSKALDALENSEKYGGENTEIYFLKGVCFDSLGNKTIGHEAFERAIEKDPENHRALNYLSYSWAEAVINLKKARSYIERALKLSPQNSAYLDTSGWVYYQSGNYSQALKLLRRASSLEDDPVIWEHLGDAYMKLGKKTSAMKAYQKALAMGGDKIALKKKIDASR; encoded by the coding sequence ATGAAAAATAAAACGCGCGCTATCTCCGCCCTGCTATTATCGTTCTGTTTGTTTATTCCTGCCTCTGCCCGCGCCGCCGCCGGCGCGGAAGTGGAGTCCGGGAATAATTCAATGTTTCATTATCTTCTTTACGGGAGGTATTTCAGGGAGGGCAAGTATCTTGAGGGCCTCGCCGAACTTGAAAAAGCCATGTCGCTGGATCCGGGATCTGTGTTCCTGATAGAAGAGGCTCTGCCTGTTTATTTTGATATGGGCAATTACGATAAGGTTATGGAAATTGCCCCGGAGCTTCTTAAGAAAAGCAATAAGAATTTTTCGGCGTTTTTTTATATAGCCAGCGTTCATGAGATAAGGGACAACACGGATAAAGCGGTGGATTATTATCTCCGCGCGGCGGAATTAAAGCCCGGCAGCGCCGATGTTGGTTTTTCATTGGGCAGGATATATATGAAAAAAGAATTGTACGACAAGGCGGAGATCCATTTTGTGAACGCGGTTCAAAGCGAGCCCGACAACCCTATAATGAGACTCACTCTCGCCGTTTTTTATGAAGCGGCGAAAAAATGGGACAAGGCGGTCCAACAGTATAAGGCGCTGGCCGAGCTCGATGAGGATTCCGTGAATCCACTTCTGAAAATAGGCGAGATACACGGCAGAAACGGAAAATACGACGAGGCAGAAGCTGTTTTTCTCAAGGTTCTTGAAAAGGAACCCGATAATTTTTCAGTTATTGCGGCGCTGGCCGGAATTTATGAGAAGCAGAAGTCGTGGGAAAAACTCCGGGATGTGCTGCTTAAAATACATATCGTGCAGGATGACTATCCCGAAGTTGAGATGTACCTTGGCCTGGCTTATCTGAACCTTGGAGATAAAAAAAACGCTGAAGAATATTTCAGCAGGGCCGTGAACATAAATCCGGAAAACGCGCCGGTATATTATTCGCTTGCGCTGATATATATGGACGCTAAGGATTACAGCAAAGCCCTGGACGCCCTGGAAAACTCGGAGAAATACGGCGGCGAAAACACTGAGATTTATTTTCTTAAAGGCGTTTGTTTTGATTCGCTCGGCAACAAAACCATAGGCCATGAGGCCTTTGAAAGGGCCATAGAAAAAGACCCCGAGAATCACAGGGCTTTGAATTATCTCAGCTACAGCTGGGCGGAGGCCGTGATCAATCTTAAAAAAGCCCGTTCCTACATAGAAAGAGCGCTGAAGCTTTCTCCTCAAAACAGCGCTTACCTGGACACCTCCGGCTGGGTATATTATCAGTCGGGTAATTACTCGCAGGCTTTGAAGCTGCTGAGGAGGGCATCTTCTCTGGAGGACGATCCCGTCATATGGGAGCATCTGGGCGATGCTTATATGAAACTCGGCAAGAAAACTTCGGCCATGAAGGCCTACCAGAAAGCTTTGGCTATGGGCGGAGACAAAATCGCCCTGAAAAAGAAGATCGATGCCTCGCGCTGA
- a CDS encoding DUF1015 domain-containing protein has product MVKLETFRPFIYAAGRDKSAFIAPPYDIISAAAQKKLYRKHPKNVVRLILGKKYSPDNARRNSYTRAADFFKKWTDEKTIIPGEPGVFILRQDFELFGKKYRREGIVARLDWSRTSAGSIIPHEKTHKKHRLDRSRLLNALPMNFSPVFLITEGVSERIRKAFRAAKKESFYSVPGEKGALSRVPAAQSAGLLSFLGKKKFVIADGHHRLRVSRENFAKDRSAGYLMVYICDFSDEGCLILSHADRKTPFDKNAVREVMRTGKLMGQKSTFFWPKLPSGLLIHPVKEVKDEK; this is encoded by the coding sequence ATGGTGAAACTTGAGACATTCAGGCCTTTTATTTACGCCGCCGGCAGGGACAAGAGCGCTTTTATAGCGCCGCCTTATGATATTATCAGCGCGGCCGCTCAAAAAAAACTTTACCGTAAACATCCTAAGAATGTTGTGCGTCTCATACTGGGGAAAAAATATTCCCCGGACAACGCCCGGCGAAACAGCTATACGAGAGCCGCTGATTTTTTTAAAAAATGGACTGATGAGAAAACCATTATTCCCGGCGAGCCGGGTGTTTTTATATTGAGGCAGGACTTTGAGCTTTTCGGGAAGAAATACCGCCGCGAGGGAATCGTCGCCCGCCTCGACTGGAGCCGCACATCTGCCGGGAGTATAATACCGCATGAGAAAACCCATAAAAAACACCGCCTTGACCGCAGCCGTCTGCTCAATGCCCTTCCCATGAATTTTTCTCCCGTCTTTCTGATAACGGAAGGCGTGTCAGAGCGCATTAGAAAAGCTTTCAGGGCCGCGAAGAAGGAATCTTTTTACAGTGTTCCCGGAGAGAAAGGCGCGCTCTCCCGCGTTCCGGCGGCTCAGAGTGCCGGCCTGCTCTCATTCTTAGGTAAAAAGAAATTCGTCATCGCCGACGGCCATCACCGCCTCAGGGTTTCACGGGAGAATTTCGCCAAAGACCGCTCTGCCGGATATCTCATGGTTTATATATGTGATTTTTCGGATGAGGGATGCCTCATCCTCTCGCACGCCGACAGAAAAACCCCTTTTGATAAAAACGCCGTCAGGGAGGTGATGAGGACCGGAAAGTTGATGGGGCAGAAATCCACATTTTTCTGGCCTAAGCTGCCTTCGGGTTTGCTGATTCATCCGGTAAAGGAAGTCAAAGATGAAAAATAA